The bacterium DNA window TATATACGAGCTAACCAAAAAGCTGCTGCGCGCCGGATTGATTGAACCGCCAAAGAAAAAATAGCAATAGAAACAGGCTGAGCCTCGCGGTTCAGCCTGTTTTGTTTTTCCGAACTACGGAGCGGACACGGCGGGCCGTGTCCCTATGAGAAGGCCTTGACCAATTCTCCCGGGCAATCGGTGATGAGGCCGGTGACGCCGGCGCGCCCCAAACGATGGGCTTCGGCGATCTCGTTGACGGTCCAGGCAAACAGCGGCAGATGCGCCGCGCGGTAAAAGCGCGCCAGATCATCGGTCAGATGGCGGCTCTCGCAGGCAATGCCCGAGGCGTCCATGGCCGCCAGCATGTCCGCGTCGGTTTGACCGTCGCGCGGGCCGAAGGTAATCAGCAGCGCCGGCACATCGGGAGCCAGATCGCGGCAGGCGTAGACCGCGCGCGGATCGAAACTGGAGAAGGCATAACTGCTCTTGGGCAGAATGGCCCGAGCGAGGCGGATCGCTTCGGCTTCAAACCCTGCGCTCTTCAGTTCGATGTTCATCAAGCCGCGCCCCGCCACCAGTTTGAAGACCTCTTCGATGGTCGGCAGTTCACACTCAGCCAGACGCGCCAGAGGCAGAAGCTTCTCATAGGACAGCGAGGCCACAGGTTCA harbors:
- a CDS encoding glycerophosphodiester phosphodiesterase — translated: MFDEVFRQLTAARGRPLIFGHRGSPRHAPENTLESFRLALDEGADGIEVDVQRTADGILVAHHDDMLPTNEPVASLSYEKLLPLARLAECELPTIEEVFKLVAGRGLMNIELKSAGFEAEAIRLARAILPKSSYAFSSFDPRAVYACRDLAPDVPALLITFGPRDGQTDADMLAAMDASGIACESRHLTDDLARFYRAAHLPLFAWTVNEIAEAHRLGRAGVTGLITDCPGELVKAFS